gggggggggggggtctgccgGTTTTGACTAGCAGAAGTGACTTTTCTTAGCAGATTAGAAGAAattatgtagcaggttaggataattaatgtggcaggttaggagacttaTGTTAAGATTAGGAAAAGGCTTAGTTTGCTAAAATTGTTCCCGAAGCGACTCAAACATATTTAGCTACAGCCAGGTCTGCCCTGAGTACAGTTTTGGTTTTCGCTAATGCGATGCCGCTAATAGTTTCAACCTGACTGGCTGAACGCAATACACAACATCCGGGATTAGCATTTAGCCAATTTAGCATGGTGGTGGGAAATGGTGTTTTCATAAAGGTATGCGtatttttctatttaaaaaaattacataCAAATAAAATTACGGCTTCTCGCCATTAAATAAAGTTAAGGAGGAAATCGAAGCCAATGCAGCCTGAATGGATAATGTTTTAGGTTACCTCACCAGTCCAAATGTATTGCCGGCTGCATGCAATGCATTTGGACGGTAAGATGAAACCACTCCATATCGCAATGTGCCGGCCTTTAGGGTAACCAGATATCTGTCATCTCAACTGTCACTTATCAGACGGTGTAGCAACTACAGTATACCCAGAAGTAGAGGAGGACTGAAGACATTGTTGAAGCGTCTTGATCACAATAGTATCCAATCCATGTCCTCATGGCATTTCCAGTATACTGCACTTCTACTATACTGTCTTTTATAAGGCATGATTTAATTGTTATGTACCGATTATCTTGATTCTAGTACTTAACCATAGACCTGTGTGTTTATTTTGACAGGCCTTTGGCTTTTCAGGCAAGGCGTATGGCTCCTCAAGGAGTATTGTGAGAAGAATAGCCACCAATCTTCCCCTTAAACCATGCCCCAGGGTCCATTTTCAGGTAAAACTGTTTCTGcgacagaggcaggcaggcatacAACATGTCTGCCCCCATACTTTGACAGAGTATGATCTGTGTGGGACATTGTTTCCATGTGACTTTGTTTCCGTGTCTGTCACTGTTTCTGTGTCGCTGCTCTTTACCTTGTGCTCAAGTGTCACGTTATCTTGGTGTTCTCATGTCCTGATGTATTCTGATCTAATGGTCAAGTCACCCTCATCAAGAGTGTTTGCCAGCTTGTTCATTTGTTTTGATGCTTCAACACTAAACAGAATAGAAAACGTCATGAGACTGATAACATGGACCTAGGTGCTGATTTAATGTTTAGGGAAGTTAGGCTATGTTGCTCCTCATTGGTAATCAAATATGGAGGTGCCTTTTTAATGTTTAGATTTGAAGTCTGATCCAATTAGTATTTTTTTGCATTAGAAAGTTCCAGTTACACAGAACACAACAGTTAATTtagatagccatgttatcattgccCTGCTCAGTCTTTACATTTGTCTTTCCTGTCATTACTGTTTTCTCtttttttcctctctccctccctttagcTGTCCTTCCTTTCTGTGAGGAATGCAGTAtgtctgttttaggtcagttcaTCAGGCAACCTACAACAGTAACTTTGTACTGTTGACTAATGTcccccccatttgctgctataacagcctccactcttctgggaaggctttccactagatgttggaacattgctgcagagacttgcttccattcagccacaagagcattagtgaggttgggcctggctcgcagtcagtgttccaattcatcccaaagttgtttgATGGgcttgaggtcagagctctgtgcaggccagtcaagttcttccacaccaatctcgacaaaccatttctgtatggaccccgctttgtgcacgggggcattgtcatgctgaaacaggaaagggtcttccacAAACTGTTtccataaagttggaagcacagaattgtctagaatgtcattgtatgctgtagctttaagatttcccttcaatggaactaaggagcccgaactgtgaaaaacagccccagaccattattcctcctccaccaaactttacagttggcacgatGTATTGgcgcaggtagcgttctcctggcatccgccaaacccagatttgtctgtcggacttcCAGATTGTGAAGCaggattcatcattccagagaatgtgtttccctGCTTCAGAGTCCagcacttggcattgcacatggtgatcttaggctggtgtgcggctgctcggccatgcacacccatttcatgaagctccctacGAACTGTtattgtgttgacgttgcttcctGGGGCAGTTTGAAACTCTGTAGTGAGttttgcaacagaggacagacgatttttacacgcttcagtaCTTGgtgatcccgttctgtgagcttgtgtggcctaccactttgtggctaaGCCGTTGTTTATCCTAGATGGTTGCACTTCACATTGACAGCACTTGACCAGGGCAGAAATgtaatgaactgacttgttggaaaggtggcacccTATGAGGTGCCCTGTTGAAAgtccctgagctcttcagtaagtccattccactaccaatgtttgtctatggtgattgcatggctgtgtgctttattttatacacctgtcagcaatgggtgtggctgaaataacttGAGGTAGATGGATTACTGTACAAAACATTTTGCCTCAAttcccagcagcgttgcagttcttgacactcaaaccagtgcgcctgacacctaccatgccccgttcaaaggcacttcaatcttttgtcttgcccattcaccctcagaaCAGCGGCAATTCGTCGAAGCATGGACGCTACAAGGTgccaagcgttccacagggatgctggcctatgttgactccaatgcttcctatagttgtcaagttggcttgatgtTCTTTGattagtggaccattcttgaaacacacgggaaacggttgagtgtgaaaaacccagcagcgttgcagttcttgacacactcaaaccgatgCGCCTGACatctaccataccccgttcaaagtcacttaaatcttttgtcttccacgttcaccttctgaatggcacacaaacacaatccatgcCTCGATTGTCTTAAAAATTGATTGgcctaaaaatccttctttaacatgtctcctccccttcatctacactgaatgaAGTGGGTTTAACAGGTGATGTCAGTAGGGGgtcgtagactgaccaggtgaaagctatcgTAGAaagaggtgttcttaatgttttgtatactcagtgtgtgtAGGTATAGTTAGATCACCGCTGCTAAATAAATATAGGTGAAACACTGGTCCCCTTGGACTGTCCTCTGGAAGGTATCTACTGTCTTTTTCTTATATTTTTCTATGACTTTACGCTCATGTTGACAGACAGCATACGAATAGACCTCGACGGGTTGTTGACAGACTGCATAATTAAGAATGGACCTCGACAGGTTGTTGACAGACTGCGTAATTAAGAATGGACCTCGACGGGTTGTTGACAGACTGCGTAATTAAGAATAGACCTCGACGGGTTGTTGACAGACTGCGTAATTAAGAATGGACCTCGACAGGCTGACAGACGGCATCAAAATGTCTTTCTTCAGTTGCTGTCATGTGCTCTATTTCTAAAAGTCAACCGTAGCCAATCAAATGTCTGTCAGGGTAGGTTTCCAAGTAGTGTGAATGAAGTTTGAGTCATGAAAAGAGAATACCTCACGTGGTTAAATAGGACCGAATGTTTAGGTGTATTAATTAACATGGCTGCCCTGTGTCTCAGCTCGATCCTTACACTGAGGACAGTAGTGTCCTGAATAGcgctgggagacagaatggactgCTGGCCTCTCTGGCTGATGTCTGCTGGATCGACGAGGAGAAAAATGACTGGTTTGGATGTGGGAGACTGAGGTAAGAAAAGAGGGCGTTAGCACAGGCACCCTTTCTTAAGCCGTGATGCTGCTCTTAAATGCCGTGATGCTGCTCTTAAATGCCGTGACGCTGCTCTTAAAAGCTGTGATGCTGCCCCTGTTTGACCCACACTGTGCTTATTAGGGAGTTCCTTTGCGTTTGTTAACTTTCCATGTGTGTATTACTCCATGAATCTCTTTCCTGCTTTCTAATATGGCGCTTGTATACCATCGGTCCCGTTCAGGTCAGAGGCACCGTCAGGGCTCATGTTTCGTTCTCACCAGCCTCAGCCCAGACGGAGGTCATTACCCAGGCTGCACAAGGCTGAGCCGGAGCCCCAGGTTCAGACCTGCAGCAACAATGAGGCCATCCAAAAGATCAGTGCTCTAGAGACCGAGCTGGCTAAACTCAGAGCCCAGATCGCACAGATAGTACTGACCCAGGAGCAGAACACACTGACACCAGGTACGAGAGAGAGacctcagaacacacacacacacacacacacacacacacacacacacacacacacacacacacacacacacacacacacacacacactaaaaggtAAAGAAGAATCCTCAAAACAGAGAACTGTAATTTAGCCCCTTCATTTGTTGGGTAAGAGTTCTATTTTTTCTACTGTAATGACCTATATCTGCCTGAAGATGGCAGCTTTTCATGGAATAATTGTCAGACTAATCTGTACATTTCTTATCCCCAGGAGGTCCTCCCGCCCCAGGCGGCCCTCCTCCACCCTGCGTCCCTCCGCCTCCCCCGCCGCcgcctccccctcctccacccccactCATGGGGCTCCAACAGAGCTTCTCAGTCATTGACCTCATCCAGGAGCGCCGTGGGAAGAAGACTGAGGGCCAGACACTGCTGCACCAGGGGCTCAAGCAGGCAGAGGTTCCCAATATGCTGGACGTGCTCAAAGACATCGGCAAAGTCAAGCTGCGCCCCGCCAAGAGGTAGGCACCATGTTCATTGTCTAACTTGTACATTACAGAAGATGGACACAACTCTCTTGTTTTACTAACTGAAACCTGTACTGATTTTCCCGTACTCCCTGTGTGTTCCTGTCCAGCCGGCCAGAGGAGAGCCAAGCCAAACCAAGAGAGCCCACAGACGCTGCATCTCTCATCGCTAATGCCCTGAAGCGCAAGTTCGCACATCGCTATCGCCACAACAGCAGTGAGGACAAGGAGTTTGACTTCCCAGCCTCTGAACTGAAACCTTTCTGTTCTGAATTCCCCAAGACCAACAAGAAAGTAGAGATTCCCCTGGTAAGAGCAACACGGATACTACATTACTCTGTTAGGAATCCTCATTTTGGGCCTTATCATTTTCCATCTACACTGTATGATAGTGCAACAACAAAGATGTGTGTATGGCTATTGTGTGTCTGGGTTGTCAGTTGCTTACTTTTTTCTGTCCTCTAGGTAAGGCAGCCCCGGTTGAAAACCCCAGCCCCTGTAGTGAAACCACGCCCAGAGACCCCCCTGGTAAGAGAAGTGCAAGCATGACAAACCTTTTTGGTTTATAAAGGTATCTGATCTAATATTTGATACGTTTGGAAACTAATTTGCTACTATCTCTTTTCCCATCCTGTAGTTTGGGCAGCACATGTTGAAATCTACTGGCAAGAGAAATCTCCTCTGAGCACCCACAGAGCTGGGATGGAATTCTGAACTTGTTCAGAGTTCTGGACCTTCAGACAGTCATGGACACTTTCAGTGCCTTATGAAGCGGTTTGTCAGCTGtctctgtggatggacacatgGTTTCTGACTAGATATTCAGTTCATCTGCTCACCAACAGTGTTGCATTGCCTCATAGTCTTCTTTAGTTCTTGCACTTTGATAACATACAGGATCCGTTTTTGTGTGTACCACTTAGATTTTAACTTGTTTTAATCAAATGTCTATTTTTGTTTCTTAATTGACGCCAGTTTCAAAGTCTTTGATCTAGAAGGTCAAATTTTGCTGTAcatcttttatttttttgtatcaTAACTAAATTCCAATATGAGGCACACCAGTGTTTTTATGTTCTGGATacacactgtaacactacagactcctAACATTCCTCTCAGCTGACAACCGTTAATAACTACATTTATTTATGGGAATGAACCTTCTCTAAATCACAGATGGAAAGGCGTATCATTTTTGCATGCCCTTTTCAAGGCAGTTGTATTTCTCTGCCTCACTGGGTATTTGCTGTCTACTGCTTGCTGTGGGTAGAGAGAAATGTATGCAGAGGAGAGGGAACACTTTGTCATTTGGTCCCTCTTGTAGAGTATTGGGCCATTGACTAGAATGCAATTTACAAAAAGTCTAATTTATGATTTCTAGATCTCTTATTTATGTTTTGGTTTGAACTGAATTTAGTTAATACTTGATACAAATAACGAAGTTGTAGCTGTTATCAATGCTATCAAAGCATGTATGGTTGAGATGTAATTGTATTTATGTTTAGTTTTAGACTGGCTCTCTTTTAGCTTTATTGAGTTGAACTGGGACCACTGTTACCATACAGTACCTCAGTATGAAGACTGGACCAAATGAATCTATGCTGACAGTGTTGTCTTAATGCAGTCAGTGTTGAACTAAAGCTTAACACGGGTAGTCTACCAGTCATTTTAACTATAACTTACCAATGCTGGGCatgattatttttttattgttccATTGTGTGTTCCTGATCTGGCATTATCATTCAGTTGTATTTTGTTATATGGTTAGAAGCCAAATGGTATCCTGGGAGGTAGTGCCTCTTGATGACAAGCTGAGTATCCCTCTGTTTATATCCAGATGCCTTGATACTAAGAATATTTCATACCGTAACCACTGTTCCTCTTGGATATATTCTGTTGATGGTTAAGAATTTCATACTTCATATTTTTTGTGGAATAACAAAGGTGTTCTCTGCACACCTTGACACATATGGCATGACCGATATGACTATTTAGGGGAAAAACAGTATTTCAGATAAATCTAACACTAAGACAATCAATGACCAGTGTGTTTATcattgacatactgtatgtgctgtacCGATATCTATTTCCTGCTCAGTGTGTTTAAGCTTTGAACTTGAACTGCATGGTGGGAGAATAAGAGAACATGGACAACTCAACTGTCAGTGATACTTGATGTAAAACACGATCTGTTTTGTGAAATGTCTTCCATACTTGAAAGAAAATTCAAATTCATGAATAAAACCAAAATGAAACTTGTGTGCATGGAATGTTTGTCCAATCCTCAATGTCACGTCTTGGGTAACTAAAGTGAACTGTTTCCACATTGCCTGAGCACAGTAATCCCAACCATCAAGGTTGAACAGTGAATGACTATAGTTTGTCACCAGGAGggtaatatgccatttagcagatgcttttaacCAAAGCGACTTACTCAtctgtgcatacattttacatttgggtAGTCCCGGGAATTAAACCCACTTCCCTGGCGTTACAAGTGACACCCAACTGAGCTACAAAAGGACCAAGTGGTGTATGATGAACAGGTAATGTCATGTATGCTACATTTCTAGCTACAATGAAGATTTCACCTCAATACATCCCTATATGACTCCTACCACGGTCAAAGTTCACT
This Salvelinus namaycush isolate Seneca chromosome 33, SaNama_1.0, whole genome shotgun sequence DNA region includes the following protein-coding sequences:
- the LOC120027826 gene encoding mitochondrial fission regulator 1-like; its protein translation is MSKESPRIEMDLAFGFSGKAYGSSRSIVRRIATNLPLKPCPRVHFQLDPYTEDSSVLNSAGRQNGLLASLADVCWIDEEKNDWFGCGRLRSEAPSGLMFRSHQPQPRRRSLPRLHKAEPEPQVQTCSNNEAIQKISALETELAKLRAQIAQIVLTQEQNTLTPGGPPAPGGPPPPCVPPPPPPPPPPPPPPLMGLQQSFSVIDLIQERRGKKTEGQTLLHQGLKQAEVPNMLDVLKDIGKVKLRPAKSRPEESQAKPREPTDAASLIANALKRKFAHRYRHNSSEDKEFDFPASELKPFCSEFPKTNKKVEIPLVRQPRLKTPAPVVKPRPETPLFGQHMLKSTGKRNLL